CTAAAAAGCTGGCCTGGTTTAATCGAAGCGTACCGTGCTTATCTGCCAGTAACGTCATCCACGCCGGTAGTTACCCTCTTGGAGGGGAATACGCCTCTGATTCCCATTCCGGCGATCGCATCTCTCATTGGCAGACAGGTGCAAGTTTACGTAAAATTTGACGGCCTCAATCCTACCGGCAGTTTCAAAGACCGGGGGATGACTATGGCAATTTCCAAAGCAAAGGAAGCAGGTGCTAAAGCAGTCATCTGTGCCAGCACCGGCAATACCTCAGCATCAGCAGCTGCCTATGCCCGCCGTGGCGGAATGCGGGCATTTGTCTTGATCCCCGATGGCTACGTAGCCCTGGGCAAATTGGCGCAAGCTTTGCTGTATGGCGCTGAAGTGCTGGCAATTAAAGGAAATTTTGACCGGGCACTCGCGATTGTGCGCGAGATGGCAGAAAACTACCCGGTCACCCTGGTTAACTCAGTCAATCCCTACCGACTGGAAGGACAGAAAACTGCGGCATTTGAAGTGGTAGATGCCCTGGGTGACGCACCAGACTGGTTATGTATCCCCGTCGGAAATGCCGGTAATATTACAGCATATTGGATGGGATTTTGTCAATACCATCAAGAAGGTAAGTGCGATCGTCTGCCGCAGATGATGGGATTTCAAGCAGCAGGGGCAGCTCCGATCGTCACAGGTAAGCCGGTGTCTCACCCAGAAACGCTGGCAACGGCTATTCGCATTGGCAATCCGGCAAGCTGGGAAAAAGCGATCGCCGCCGCCGAAGCCAGCCAAGGGGGATTCGCAGCCGTTACCGATGAAGAAATTTTAGAGGCGTATCGTCTGCTAGCTTCCCAAGAAGGCATTTTTTGCGAACCGGCCAGTGCAGCTTCCGTAGCTGGGATGCTAAAAGTCAAAAACGAGATTCCAACAGGTGCGAAAGTAGTTTGCGTCCTCACCGGCAATGGACTTAAAGACCCCGATACCGCTATTAAACACTGTCACAATCAGTTTAAAGACGGGGTGGAGCCGGTCTTGTCGGCGGTAGCTGAAGTGATGGGTTTTTAAAGCTGGGTAAGTGGGCAGGATGGGAAGACCCCGGCAACTTGTCAGGCTGGGGCCGATCCTGCTTAACTGGAGTTGCTTTAAACTCAGTCGGATCGGTATCTCGCTGCTTGGTGAGCAAATCGATCGTGTCCCCCAAGGCAGTAGTCAGACTTTGGCGAGTTTGGGCGTGCGCCTCCCGTTCTGCTTTCAAGGCTTCTGCAAGACGATCGCGTTCTAACAGCACTTCTACCAGTTTATGCTTCAATGCCTCAACGCTTTGCAACTGTTGCAGTTCTGGGGAACTCGCAGAAATATCCGCAACTTCATCTAATTTGGCAGCAAAATCAACTTTAAGTTGGTCAATTTCTGCCTTAAGCTTGTCTATAGTTTGCTGTGCTAACTTAGCATCAGCGCGGCGTTGTTCTGCTTCTGTATTGTAAAGTTGACTCCATCTAGCAGCGCTATCGACCGCAAGATCGCGATCGCTTTGAGCTTGCGCCACTTGTTGTCGCAGCGCGTTAATTTCCTCTATCCACTGCTTTACATCGTAGTTCATCTGTGTATTTCTTAGTTGGTAGGGTGAGCATCGCCCACCATAAGTTGTTAGATTTGCTCAATTATAAAAATATGATATTTGCCCGTTTTTTTCGTTTTTTTCAGCACTTAAATTGGGCAACGCTGAAGAGAACTTTCCAGCGTGCCGGACAGCAGCGCTTGCCCGGACTTGCGGCGGAAATGACCTACAACGCTATGTTAGCCCTGTTTCCATCAATTTTGGCACTGCTAACGGCGATCGGATTGTTTGATTGGTTACAATCTACCTTTAGATACTTGGCGGCACAACTGGGTAATATTGCCCCTCAAGAAGCGCTGTTTCTGATCAAAGGGTTTACAAATACGATCGGCCTCAGCCAAAACCAAGGATTGTTTTCCCTCAGCTTTATTATCGCCTTATGGACTGCTTCTGGAGCCCTAAGTGCGGCTATGGACGCTCTCGATCGCATCAATCAAATTCCCCGAAAGCAGCGGCGACCGTTTTGGAAAGCCAAGTTAGTTTCTCTCGGTCTCACAATCGGTACGATTTTTCTACTAATTGCCGCATCTTTCCTAGTTTTTATCAGTGACTGGCTCGTGCAAATAGCAGCTCGCCAAACTGGTCATCTAGAGCCAGAACTGCTATCGATTTGGCGGCTGTTCAGTTGGCCTACTGCTTTGGTAATTATTGCATCTGCGATCGCCTTTATTTATCGCTATGGCCCCAGCCGCTGGACTAGGGGAACGCCCATCATGCCGGGAGCGATCCTTGCCTCCGTCTCTTGGGCTATTGTATCGGCTGGATTTCGCCTTTACGTATCTAACTTCGGCAATTACAACGCCGCCTACGGTGCTGTCGGTGCGGCGATCGTATTAATGCTATGGCTCAATTTATCTTGTTTGGTAATGTTATTTGGGGCACAGTTAAATGTTAGCGTAGGGGAAGCGATGCGACGCCGAATTTAAACTTAAACAAATGCCATGACATATGAACCTGACAGTAAAGCTGCTACCCTACAACGCCTTCGCCAGATTAGCCACTTGCTCGACAATGCTATTGCGATTCCCGGCACAAAATATCGCGTCGGTCTCGATCCGATTTTAGGATTGTTACCGGGCGGAGGAGATACCCTTACAGCTTTTTTCTCAGCATACATTGTCTGGGAAGCAGCTCGACTGGGATTGCCGCGAGAATCTTTAGTCCGAATGGTTATGAATATT
This genomic window from Aerosakkonema funiforme FACHB-1375 contains:
- the thrC gene encoding threonine synthase, with the translated sequence MTVSLSLAESKLKSWPGLIEAYRAYLPVTSSTPVVTLLEGNTPLIPIPAIASLIGRQVQVYVKFDGLNPTGSFKDRGMTMAISKAKEAGAKAVICASTGNTSASAAAYARRGGMRAFVLIPDGYVALGKLAQALLYGAEVLAIKGNFDRALAIVREMAENYPVTLVNSVNPYRLEGQKTAAFEVVDALGDAPDWLCIPVGNAGNITAYWMGFCQYHQEGKCDRLPQMMGFQAAGAAPIVTGKPVSHPETLATAIRIGNPASWEKAIAAAEASQGGFAAVTDEEILEAYRLLASQEGIFCEPASAASVAGMLKVKNEIPTGAKVVCVLTGNGLKDPDTAIKHCHNQFKDGVEPVLSAVAEVMGF
- a CDS encoding DUF4112 domain-containing protein; the protein is MTYEPDSKAATLQRLRQISHLLDNAIAIPGTKYRVGLDPILGLLPGGGDTLTAFFSAYIVWEAARLGLPRESLVRMVMNILFDTVVGAVPIVGDFLDVTWKANVKNLQLVENHLASPIPSKKVDRVFLILLTVGLILFVGALTYVSVIIFRLLLMLFTGN
- a CDS encoding YihY/virulence factor BrkB family protein, translating into MIFARFFRFFQHLNWATLKRTFQRAGQQRLPGLAAEMTYNAMLALFPSILALLTAIGLFDWLQSTFRYLAAQLGNIAPQEALFLIKGFTNTIGLSQNQGLFSLSFIIALWTASGALSAAMDALDRINQIPRKQRRPFWKAKLVSLGLTIGTIFLLIAASFLVFISDWLVQIAARQTGHLEPELLSIWRLFSWPTALVIIASAIAFIYRYGPSRWTRGTPIMPGAILASVSWAIVSAGFRLYVSNFGNYNAAYGAVGAAIVLMLWLNLSCLVMLFGAQLNVSVGEAMRRRI